One Marinobacter panjinensis DNA segment encodes these proteins:
- a CDS encoding DksA/TraR family C4-type zinc finger protein yields MAGGWSRDGAVQDQIDASVEDEVKRARSQLAVGESAINCEECDCVIPEARRKAIPGVRFCVACQSALEKQETHASGINRRGSKDSQLR; encoded by the coding sequence ATGGCTGGTGGTTGGTCACGGGATGGCGCTGTTCAGGATCAGATTGACGCGAGCGTTGAAGATGAAGTGAAACGCGCGCGGAGCCAATTGGCTGTTGGTGAAAGCGCCATCAATTGTGAAGAGTGTGACTGTGTTATTCCGGAAGCCCGCCGCAAAGCGATTCCTGGAGTTCGGTTTTGCGTTGCCTGTCAATCCGCTCTCGAAAAGCAGGAAACCCATGCCAGCGGCATCAATCGCCGTGGCAGCAAGGACAGCCAACTCAGGTAA